A genomic segment from Perca flavescens isolate YP-PL-M2 chromosome 13, PFLA_1.0, whole genome shotgun sequence encodes:
- the msantd2 gene encoding myb/SANT-like DNA-binding domain-containing protein 2: MAASSTAEHSPEISTPLKIPKTEVPSPESEDLSDSNQYHSNPSTPNRFSPLNVGSGTAGRTAASSSSNSFTACRGMSWTPSETNALIAVWGNERLTEARMQQLEVAGTVFSGKAPGPAMYERVSRALSELGYERTPSQCRERMKTLRRCYSRVKEHGIGKRKSSYTIEQLEKVFGQGGWDSQSCAPVLINSSGLYQEMESDGSTLEDFSQEDWCNQVLDSAFQEGDMETEETQVPKNRALQIQIELTEQIQKRDTMQTVTRILESVQLQWEPFQTWTEFSRLHLSNKLAIFGVGYNTRWREDVRYHYAEISSQVPLGKRLREYFNPEKPEGRIIMTKVQKMNWKNVYYKFLDITISEARCLELHMEVDWIPVSQSRAAGCSKGTSHYLLPGDLPKAYGLYAIGYEAVASPNNTAHVFPQGDGEDHSSPQCSENGEQSQADGEGAERCDRTGAKVTYCYLGIAEDRTIQQSLFQHFQGYGKHYVHHGVPSAITRFLQENCHGDVTHVQNGEGGEDSSQRFAIFIKYIEVELDFLSAGSLVECLETAAGYSLKYNNKETS, encoded by the exons ATGGCGGCGTCCAGTACCGCGGAGCATTCTCCAGAGATATCGACGCCGTTAAAGATACCCAAAACCGAGGTGCCATCCCCCGAGTCGGAAGACCTGAGTGACAGTAATCAATACCACTCCAATCCCTCGACACCTAACCGCTTCTCGCCTTTGAACGTGGGCTCAGGGACCGCGGGCCGGACGGCGGCCTCATCCTCCTCCAACAGCTTCACGGCTTGCCGAGGGATGTCGTGGACCCCGTCCGAAACAAACGCCCTCATCGCGGTCTGGGGCAACGAGAGGCTGACGGAGGCGAGGATGCAGCAGCTGGAGGTCGCAGGCACCGTCTTCTCCGGTAAGGCCCCCGGCCCTGCCATGTACGAGCGGGTGTCCAGAGCCTTGTCGGAGCTGGGATACGAGAGGACCCCGTCCCAGTGCAGGGAGAGGATGAAG ACGCTGCGGCGCTGCTACAGCCGCGTGAAGGAGCACGGCATCGGCAAACGGAAGAGCAGCTACACTATAGAGCAGCTGGAGAAGGTGTTTGGTCAGGGAGGCTGGGACTCCCAGAGTTGTGCCCCGGTGCTGATCAACAGCAGCGGGCTGTATCAGGAGATGGAGTCTGATGGCAGCACCCTGGAAGACTTTTCCCAGGAGGACTGGTGCAACCAGGTGCTGGACTCGGCCTTCCAGGAGGGAGACATGGAGACTG AAGAAACCCAGGTGCCTAAAAACCGAGCTCTGCAGATTCAAATAGAGCTGACCGAACAAATCCA AAAAAGGGACACGATGCAGACTGTGACGCGTATCCTTGAGTCGGTGCAGCTGCAATGGGAGCCCTTCCAGACATGGACCGAGTTCTCCCGGCTGCACCTCTCCAACAAACTGGCCATCTTTGGCGTGGGCTACAACACGCGCTGGCGCGAGGACGTGCGCTACCACTACGCCGAAATCAGCTCGCAGGTGCCGCTGGGCAAGAGGCTCCGCGAGTACTTCAACCCAGAGAAGCCAGAAGGCCGCATCATCATGACCAAAGTTCAGAAGATGAACTGGAAGAACGTCTACTACAAGTTCCTGGACATTACCATCAGTGAGGCGCGCTGCCTGGAGCTGCACATGGAGGTGGACTGGATCCCGGTGTCCCAGTCCAGGGCAGCCGGCTGCAGCAAGGGCACATCCCACTACCTCCTCCCTGGGGACCTTCCCAAGGCGTATGGACTCTACGCTATTGGCTACGAGGCAGTGGCATCCCCTAACAACACGGCTCACGTCTTTCCCCAGGGGGATGGTGAAGACCACAGTTCACCTCAGTGCTCTGAGAACGGGGAACAAAGTCAGGCTGATGGAGAAGGGGCAGAGAGATGTGACAGGACCGGGGCTAAAGTCACGTACTGCTACCTAGGCATAGCGGAGGACAGGACCATACAGCAGAGTCTCTTCCAGCACTTCCAGGGCTACGGCAAACACTATGTCCACCACGGGGTACCCTCCGCCATCACGCGTTTCCTGCAGGAGAACTGCCACGGCGACGTCACACATGTCCAGAATGGGGAGGGAGGCGAGGACTCATCTCAACGTTTtgctattttcataaaatacatTGAGGTGGAGCTGGACTTCCTTTCAGCAGGCTCCCTGGTGGAGTGCCTCGAAACTGCTGCAGGTTATTCCTTGaaatacaacaacaaagaaaCGTCGTAA